The following proteins are encoded in a genomic region of Leptospira wolffii serovar Khorat str. Khorat-H2:
- a CDS encoding integrase core domain-containing protein, whose amino-acid sequence HNIKVQTVLTDNGREYCGREDQHPFELFLQLEDIEHRTTKVRRPQSNGYVERLHRTLLDEHFRIAGRTKFYESIEEMQIDLHLFFEEYNYKRAHQGRNMNGRTPFQVFIEGIKTEESEVHQAEN is encoded by the coding sequence CATAACATTAAAGTCCAAACCGTTCTAACCGATAATGGTCGTGAGTATTGTGGAAGAGAAGACCAACATCCTTTCGAATTATTTCTTCAGTTAGAAGACATCGAACATCGGACCACTAAAGTTCGCAGGCCTCAAAGCAACGGATACGTGGAACGTCTTCACAGAACTTTACTTGATGAGCACTTCAGGATCGCCGGTAGAACTAAATTTTATGAGTCGATCGAAGAGATGCAGATCGATCTGCATCTCTTCTTTGAAGAATACAATTACAAGAGGGCGCACCAAGGTAGAAACATGAACGGAAGAACTCCTTTTCAAGTCTTCATTGAGGGCATTAAGACAGAAGAATCGGAGGTCCACCAAGCAGAAAATTAG